One region of Streptomyces sp. CG4 genomic DNA includes:
- a CDS encoding VOC family protein, which yields MARLHDIVFDCAHPAATARFWAAALDGYAVAPYDAAELARLRSLGITSTEDDPTVLVETAHGGPRLWFQLVPEAKSVKNRLHLDLLATDPEAEIRRLTALGATVQARHTDNIVFTDPEGNEFCLSLTG from the coding sequence ATGGCGCGACTCCATGACATCGTCTTCGACTGCGCTCACCCCGCAGCCACGGCCCGCTTCTGGGCTGCGGCTCTGGACGGCTATGCCGTCGCACCCTACGACGCTGCGGAACTCGCACGCCTGCGCTCCCTTGGGATCACCAGCACCGAAGACGACCCCACCGTGCTCGTCGAGACGGCACACGGAGGACCTCGGCTGTGGTTCCAACTCGTGCCAGAGGCCAAGAGCGTGAAAAATCGTCTGCACCTGGACCTGCTCGCTACGGACCCAGAGGCGGAGATCCGACGCCTGACGGCTCTCGGCGCGACCGTTCAGGCTCGCCACACGGACAACATCGTCTTTACCGATCCCGAAGGCAATGAGTTCTGTCTTTCGCTGACGGGCTGA
- a CDS encoding GNAT family N-acetyltransferase yields MHEVKLSDGIITLSPLRLDDVEAHLAGEDELLVDWLNGGPGTREGVEAYFQHCREQWEAAGPLGAFGIRVGPDEALAGTIDLRFVGEGLAPDRVNVAYGLYPSWRGRD; encoded by the coding sequence ATGCATGAAGTGAAGCTGTCAGACGGGATCATCACTCTGTCCCCCCTGCGCCTGGACGATGTGGAGGCGCACCTCGCAGGGGAGGACGAGCTACTCGTTGACTGGCTCAACGGCGGTCCCGGCACGCGCGAGGGCGTCGAAGCGTACTTCCAGCACTGCCGAGAGCAATGGGAAGCTGCCGGGCCACTCGGTGCTTTCGGTATCCGGGTGGGCCCCGACGAGGCGCTCGCGGGCACGATCGATCTGCGGTTCGTGGGAGAAGGGTTGGCACCCGACCGGGTGAATGTCGCGTACGGCCTCTATCCGTCTTGGCGAGGGCGGGACTGA
- a CDS encoding VOC family protein, translating to MTIQRMDNVAIVVDDLDAAVAFFTELGMELEGKAQIEGLYADRTVGLDGVRSDIAVMRTPDGHSKLELTKYHTPAVSDAEPRNPSPNTLGLHRVMFAVDDIDDTIARLRAHGAELLGEVAQYENIFRLCYLRGPAGIIVALAEQIG from the coding sequence ATGACTATTCAGCGGATGGACAACGTCGCCATCGTCGTCGACGATCTGGACGCGGCTGTCGCCTTCTTCACCGAGCTCGGCATGGAGCTGGAAGGCAAGGCGCAGATCGAAGGCCTTTATGCGGACCGCACCGTCGGACTCGACGGTGTCCGGAGCGACATCGCGGTGATGCGGACCCCGGACGGCCACAGCAAGCTGGAGCTGACCAAATACCACACCCCCGCGGTATCCGACGCCGAGCCGCGGAACCCTTCGCCCAACACGCTGGGCCTGCATCGCGTCATGTTCGCGGTCGACGACATCGACGACACCATCGCCCGCCTCCGCGCCCACGGCGCAGAACTCCTCGGCGAGGTAGCGCAGTATGAGAACATCTTCCGGCTCTGCTACCTCCGCGGCCCCGCAGGCATCATCGTCGCCCTAGCCGAACAGATTGGCTGA